From the genome of Rarobacter incanus, one region includes:
- a CDS encoding SCO6880 family protein has protein sequence MDFATNPRGTTYAYFICSVRAAKKTTCTRRAVPVQVAERLVQDSYRDITISEADYRHLAAEVDAAFDEQSAGRDQELTDLTANRAMLEGESDKLLAAHFADAIDLPTLKRHQDPIRAGLVDIKHRLTQHDEHHSGARAFLHDSLRLLTDAHRLRPPRYAVGQRMAQVAGVSGVLVAGAAVHRHSAAVFADLHPDRSDQAARDIRKKKVEHISDQAQRAKIGQIEDASQTAEYHDVLQQEADLTAGHGILRYTGLIAVSAPTVEELDAAVAAIEQAAIQAPWVCQISGGSGLAHFS, from the coding sequence TTGGACTTCGCGACAAACCCCCGCGGGACGACTTACGCGTACTTCATTTGCTCGGTGCGCGCAGCGAAGAAGACCACCTGCACCCGACGCGCCGTCCCCGTCCAGGTCGCTGAGCGGCTGGTCCAAGACTCCTACCGCGACATCACGATCAGTGAAGCCGACTACCGGCACCTCGCCGCCGAAGTCGATGCGGCGTTCGACGAGCAGAGCGCCGGTAGGGATCAGGAGCTCACCGACCTCACCGCCAACCGCGCCATGCTCGAAGGAGAAAGCGACAAACTGCTGGCGGCACACTTCGCCGACGCCATCGACCTGCCCACGCTGAAACGGCACCAAGACCCTATCCGTGCCGGGCTCGTCGACATCAAGCATCGCCTCACACAGCACGACGAACACCACTCGGGGGCGCGGGCGTTCCTCCACGACTCGCTGCGGCTGCTCACCGACGCGCACCGACTCCGCCCACCACGCTATGCTGTGGGTCAGCGAATGGCCCAGGTCGCTGGTGTATCCGGGGTTCTTGTCGCCGGTGCTGCTGTCCACCGGCACTCAGCGGCCGTTTTCGCTGATCTGCACCCCGATCGCTCCGACCAAGCCGCCCGAGACATCCGCAAGAAGAAGGTTGAGCACATCTCCGACCAAGCCCAACGAGCCAAGATCGGCCAGATCGAAGACGCCTCCCAAACCGCCGAATACCACGACGTGCTCCAACAAGAAGCCGACCTCACCGCCGGCCACGGCATCCTCCGCTACACCGGACTAATCGCCGTCTCCGCTCCCACAGTGGAGGAACTCGACGCCGCAGTCGCCGCGATCGAGCAAGCTGCGATCCAAGCCCCGTGGGTCTGTCAGATAAGCGGTGGATCTGGCCTGGCACATTTCAGTTGA
- a CDS encoding MarC family protein, translating to MLSIFLASLAALLPIANPLGAVAAYASMTERMAASEQRRQAWMTGVYVAGILVVFALLGATALQAFGISIPALQIAGGLVVMHSGFSMIVLRPKITDAEQAHSTTKEDVSFSPMALPLIAGPGAIGVVIGLAARHTHWDQRLGIVAAAIILGAVVAVFLRYATPLVDRMGATGIGALTRVMGFLILAIGVELLVHGVRAAFSS from the coding sequence GTGCTCTCGATTTTCCTCGCCTCACTGGCCGCGCTGCTGCCGATCGCGAATCCGCTGGGCGCCGTGGCCGCATACGCGAGCATGACCGAGCGAATGGCGGCATCCGAGCAGCGGCGGCAGGCATGGATGACAGGCGTCTATGTCGCCGGAATCCTCGTCGTCTTCGCTCTGCTCGGGGCGACAGCGCTGCAGGCGTTCGGGATAAGCATCCCCGCCCTCCAGATCGCCGGCGGCCTGGTGGTGATGCACTCCGGGTTCTCCATGATCGTCCTGCGCCCCAAGATCACCGACGCCGAACAGGCTCATTCCACCACGAAGGAGGACGTGAGCTTCTCCCCCATGGCGCTGCCGCTCATCGCCGGGCCCGGTGCCATCGGTGTGGTCATAGGATTGGCCGCCCGGCACACGCATTGGGATCAAAGGCTCGGCATCGTGGCGGCTGCCATCATCCTGGGTGCTGTCGTCGCCGTCTTCCTCCGGTACGCGACGCCGTTGGTGGACCGGATGGGCGCGACGGGGATAGGCGCGCTGACGCGGGTGATGGGATTCCTCATCCTCGCCATCGGCGTTGAACTGCTGGTCCACGGAGTCCGCGCCGCATTTTCCTCGTGA
- a CDS encoding YrdB family protein, with translation MSDTDPFVGAGRPLALALIVRFLLELALLAGVAAVTWQHVSGGWRLPAAMLAVVAVATVWGLFLSPKAPIALPPVVALLIEAILFLGVGTALFLTGSGTLAVIGFAAWLADRIALAVLQR, from the coding sequence ATGAGTGACACCGACCCGTTCGTTGGAGCGGGTCGGCCGCTCGCGCTTGCACTGATCGTCCGGTTCCTGCTCGAACTCGCGTTGCTTGCCGGGGTGGCCGCTGTTACGTGGCAGCATGTGTCAGGTGGGTGGCGCCTGCCTGCCGCAATGCTGGCCGTCGTAGCCGTTGCGACCGTCTGGGGGCTGTTCCTTTCCCCTAAGGCACCGATCGCGCTACCTCCGGTCGTCGCCCTGCTGATCGAAGCGATCCTTTTCCTCGGTGTGGGGACGGCCCTGTTCCTCACGGGGTCTGGAACGTTAGCCGTGATCGGCTTCGCTGCCTGGCTCGCCGACCGCATCGCGCTCGCGGTGCTTCAGCGCTGA
- a CDS encoding TetR/AcrR family transcriptional regulator: MVTPGRGRDDAQNHGPNPRYDPDRRERIVAACLDVIAERGVDGTSARRVAAQAGVPLGSITYHFESMEVLLHRSFRRFTDIVADRFERRMAAAANPREARAAIEAIISEDVLGNDRDLVLTTELYAVAARNKSFRDLTARWMLRSRVALEKHFDPLTVRVLDATIEGLTLHRALDIEPQPREMVAAALDRVLGD; this comes from the coding sequence ATGGTGACGCCAGGGCGGGGGCGCGACGATGCTCAGAATCATGGCCCGAACCCGCGTTACGACCCGGACCGGAGGGAGAGGATCGTCGCCGCCTGCCTCGACGTCATCGCCGAGCGTGGCGTGGACGGTACCTCGGCGCGGCGGGTAGCAGCCCAGGCGGGCGTACCGCTCGGATCGATCACCTATCACTTCGAGAGCATGGAAGTCCTGCTGCATCGGTCGTTCCGGCGGTTCACGGACATCGTCGCCGACCGGTTCGAGCGGCGGATGGCCGCCGCGGCGAATCCCCGCGAGGCGCGAGCTGCCATCGAGGCGATCATCAGCGAGGACGTGCTGGGAAACGACCGCGACCTCGTGCTGACGACCGAACTCTACGCGGTCGCCGCTCGCAACAAGTCGTTCCGTGACCTCACGGCACGCTGGATGCTGCGCAGCCGGGTGGCACTGGAGAAGCACTTCGATCCGCTGACCGTGCGCGTGCTGGATGCGACGATCGAGGGACTCACCCTGCACCGGGCGCTCGACATCGAGCCGCAGCCGCGCGAGATGGTCGCCGCCGCTCTGGACCGGGTGCTGGGGGACTGA
- a CDS encoding sugar O-acetyltransferase → MSEIGREPKTNLAKLLAGEMYRGGDPEVDTRILRAARLARAYGEAWLADPAEAGRILRDLLGHVGDGVVVRPPITVDLGERIAVGEGTFINFGLMALDIAPITIGAACQIGPNVQLLTPIHPIEPEPRRAGLETAAPITLHDNVWLGGGVIVCPGVTIGENSVVGAGSVVTRDIPANVVAVGNPARVIRSI, encoded by the coding sequence ATGAGTGAGATCGGGCGTGAGCCTAAGACCAACCTGGCGAAGTTGCTCGCGGGTGAGATGTACCGCGGTGGAGATCCCGAGGTAGATACGAGAATCCTGCGCGCCGCGCGGCTGGCCCGCGCCTATGGTGAGGCATGGCTCGCGGATCCAGCGGAAGCTGGGCGGATCCTGCGCGATCTGCTGGGGCATGTGGGCGATGGCGTTGTCGTTCGCCCTCCGATCACCGTGGATCTGGGCGAGCGCATCGCCGTTGGGGAGGGAACGTTCATCAACTTCGGCCTGATGGCTCTCGACATCGCACCGATCACGATCGGGGCTGCCTGCCAGATCGGACCCAACGTGCAACTGCTCACTCCGATTCATCCGATCGAGCCCGAACCGCGCCGGGCCGGATTAGAGACCGCCGCGCCGATCACGCTGCACGACAACGTGTGGCTCGGCGGGGGAGTCATCGTGTGCCCGGGCGTGACGATCGGCGAGAACTCGGTTGTCGGCGCGGGATCGGTGGTCACGAGGGACATTCCCGCGAACGTGGTCGCGGTCGGCAATCCCGCACGAGTGATTCGGAGCATCTGA
- a CDS encoding MFS transporter, which produces MTGSIPTIVDQQSRRARAAVAALFFTNGALFANLLPRYPEIKASLGLSNTSFGIAVAAFPVGAMVAGLAAGVLIRRFGSAKVAVAGTILTGLGVLLAGVAPSFAILALGLFAGGAMDSITDVAQNAHGLRVQRLYGRSILNSFHAVWSIGAVTGGAMAAGAIALHLQLWVHLTISAVVFTVVAIIALRFCLTGPDSEAATEDSSERLGKAIARTAGRPIALTMAALVLIAVVATMVEDAGNSWAALYLSSDLGAAAGVAAIGYIALTGAQFIGRLLGDRMVDRFGQRAVARAGGLIVLAGMGTALAFPSLIGTILGFAAAGFGVATLVPAAMHEADELPGLRPGTGLTVLSWLMRLGFLVSPPLVGLIADNAGLRAGLLTVPVAGIVVILLAGVLRTKRR; this is translated from the coding sequence ATGACCGGATCCATCCCCACCATCGTGGACCAGCAAAGCCGCCGCGCACGAGCCGCAGTAGCCGCCCTGTTCTTCACCAACGGAGCCCTGTTCGCCAATCTGCTCCCCCGCTACCCGGAGATCAAGGCGAGCCTCGGCCTGTCCAACACCAGCTTCGGAATCGCCGTCGCGGCGTTCCCCGTGGGTGCCATGGTCGCGGGGCTCGCGGCTGGTGTCCTGATCCGCCGCTTCGGCTCTGCCAAGGTCGCGGTAGCAGGGACGATTCTGACCGGACTCGGCGTGCTGCTCGCCGGTGTCGCCCCATCCTTCGCGATCTTAGCGCTCGGCCTGTTCGCGGGCGGGGCCATGGATTCGATCACCGACGTGGCGCAGAACGCACACGGCCTGCGCGTCCAGCGCCTCTATGGCCGCTCGATCCTCAATTCGTTCCACGCAGTCTGGTCCATCGGCGCCGTCACCGGCGGCGCAATGGCGGCTGGAGCCATCGCGCTTCACTTACAACTGTGGGTTCACCTGACAATCTCGGCCGTCGTCTTCACCGTCGTCGCGATCATCGCGCTGCGCTTCTGCCTCACCGGCCCGGACAGCGAGGCCGCGACGGAGGACTCGTCCGAAAGACTCGGTAAAGCCATTGCCCGCACCGCCGGGCGGCCCATCGCCCTGACCATGGCGGCGCTCGTTCTCATCGCGGTGGTCGCCACGATGGTCGAGGACGCGGGCAACTCCTGGGCGGCGCTCTACCTATCGAGCGACCTCGGCGCGGCGGCCGGCGTCGCCGCCATCGGCTACATCGCCCTGACGGGGGCACAGTTCATCGGCCGCCTGCTCGGCGACCGCATGGTCGATCGGTTCGGTCAGCGCGCAGTCGCCCGCGCGGGCGGCCTGATCGTCCTGGCGGGAATGGGCACGGCCCTCGCATTCCCCTCCCTGATCGGCACGATCCTCGGGTTCGCCGCCGCCGGGTTCGGTGTCGCGACGCTTGTCCCAGCCGCCATGCACGAGGCCGACGAACTCCCCGGACTGCGTCCCGGCACCGGCCTGACCGTGCTGTCGTGGCTGATGCGACTGGGATTCCTCGTCTCACCACCGCTCGTCGGCCTGATCGCCGACAACGCCGGGCTTCGGGCGGGACTGCTGACCGTCCCCGTCGCCGGAATCGTGGTCATTCTGCTCGCCGGGGTACTGCGCACGAAACGCCGATAG
- a CDS encoding ABC transporter ATP-binding protein, which yields MTLIRLTGKYLRPHWHLLAAVIVFQAIQTLASLYLPTLTADIIDRGVAVGDTGYVLRMGGIMLIFSGVQVATQVAAVFFGSMVAMRFGRDSRAAIFNHVGDFSAREVAAFGTPSLITRTTNDIQQVQTLVQMSTTFLISAPIMAVGGVIMALRLDMKLSWIIAIAVPVLLVGVSLVISRMVPLFQRQQRLVDSVNRILREQLTGMRVLRAFVREPYEENRFDETNHELTDISTRAGRLFALMFPFVLLTLNVSSVAVIWFGAFRVRDGLEVGTLFAFLSYIVQILMAVMMTTMLTAIVPRAAVSAERVTEVLDTNTSVPDTVGAAISARGPATLAFDHVTYRYPGAQDPVLVDVSFTIPAGSTTAIIGSTGAGKTTIVNLIARLMDATDGSIRVDGEDVRALEPESLWARIGLIPQKPLLFSGTVRSNLQYGNASASDDEISAALEIAQADGFVAEMDGGLDAPINQGGTNVSGGQRQRLAIARALIKHPDLYVFDDSFSALDTRTDAALRAALTERVPHVTKLIVAQRVATITDADQIIVLDDGRILAIGTHEELLATSQTYAEIVSSQLQASEAS from the coding sequence TTGACGCTCATCCGGCTCACAGGAAAGTACCTGCGCCCCCACTGGCACCTGCTCGCCGCGGTCATCGTCTTTCAGGCGATACAGACTCTCGCGTCGCTATACCTGCCAACCCTCACGGCCGACATCATCGACCGCGGCGTCGCCGTCGGAGACACCGGCTACGTGCTGCGCATGGGCGGCATCATGCTGATCTTCTCGGGCGTGCAGGTCGCCACCCAGGTGGCAGCGGTGTTCTTCGGCTCCATGGTGGCGATGCGTTTCGGACGAGATTCCCGCGCCGCGATCTTCAATCACGTCGGCGACTTCTCGGCGCGCGAGGTAGCGGCCTTCGGCACTCCGAGCCTGATCACGCGCACCACCAACGACATCCAGCAGGTGCAGACGCTCGTGCAGATGAGCACCACGTTCCTGATCTCGGCGCCGATCATGGCGGTCGGCGGCGTGATCATGGCCCTCCGGCTCGACATGAAACTGTCGTGGATCATCGCGATAGCCGTGCCGGTCCTGCTGGTGGGTGTGTCGCTCGTCATCTCGCGCATGGTGCCGTTGTTCCAGCGTCAGCAGCGACTCGTCGACAGCGTCAACCGCATCCTGCGCGAGCAGCTCACGGGCATGCGCGTGCTGCGCGCGTTCGTGCGAGAGCCGTACGAGGAGAATCGGTTCGACGAGACGAATCACGAACTCACGGACATCTCCACGCGTGCGGGACGCCTGTTCGCACTGATGTTCCCGTTCGTTCTGCTCACGCTCAACGTCTCAAGCGTGGCCGTGATCTGGTTCGGCGCATTCCGCGTCCGCGACGGCCTTGAGGTGGGAACGCTTTTCGCCTTCCTGTCCTACATCGTGCAGATCCTCATGGCGGTGATGATGACGACGATGCTCACCGCCATCGTGCCGCGCGCCGCCGTGTCGGCCGAGCGCGTGACCGAGGTGCTGGACACGAACACCTCCGTCCCCGACACCGTCGGTGCCGCCATCTCCGCTCGCGGCCCCGCGACGCTGGCGTTCGACCATGTGACCTACCGGTACCCCGGCGCCCAGGATCCCGTCCTCGTGGACGTGTCCTTCACCATCCCCGCGGGTTCCACGACGGCGATCATCGGCTCCACGGGCGCCGGCAAAACGACCATCGTCAATCTGATAGCGCGCCTCATGGACGCCACGGACGGCAGCATCCGGGTCGATGGCGAGGACGTCCGCGCACTCGAGCCCGAGTCGCTGTGGGCGCGGATCGGGCTCATTCCGCAAAAGCCGCTGTTGTTCTCCGGCACCGTCCGCTCGAATCTGCAGTACGGGAATGCCTCGGCGAGCGACGACGAGATCTCCGCCGCGCTTGAGATCGCCCAAGCCGATGGATTCGTAGCCGAGATGGACGGCGGTCTCGATGCCCCGATCAATCAGGGCGGTACCAACGTCTCGGGTGGCCAGCGTCAGCGCCTCGCCATCGCGCGGGCGCTGATCAAGCACCCGGACCTGTACGTGTTCGACGATTCCTTCTCGGCTCTCGACACGAGAACGGATGCCGCGCTGCGTGCGGCTCTCACCGAGCGCGTCCCGCACGTGACCAAGCTGATCGTGGCCCAGCGGGTCGCCACGATCACCGATGCCGACCAGATCATCGTGCTGGACGACGGCAGGATCCTCGCCATCGGAACGCACGAGGAACTGCTGGCCACCTCGCAGACGTACGCCGAGATCGTCTCCTCTCAGCTTCAAGCATCGGAGGCCAGCTGA
- a CDS encoding ABC transporter ATP-binding protein, giving the protein MAEQKSGAPRHPRPGGGPGHGGAALAMPVERSANFWPIIKRLIGLLRPERLGMITVLGFTVLSVTLSVIGPRILGAGTDLIFSGVVSARLPAGTTKEQVVDQLRAAGDTMKADMIQGMDLVPGAGIDFGQLRNVLLGVLAIYVLASLFGYLQGYLLNGVVQRTMYRLRRDVEATLNKVPLSYTDRMQRGELLSRVTNDIDNVAQSLQQTLAQLLTSVLTVVGIVVMMVVTSPLLTIIAVVSIPIMLFVTRAIAKRSQKHFIAQWKHTGELNAHVEENYTGHSLVKVFGHTKTSRKEFADLNSELYEASFKAQFISGIIMPAMMFVGNLVYVAIAVVGGIQVAGGHMSLGRVQAFIQYSRQFTQPLSQIGAMMNLLQSGVASAERVFEVLDAEPQRPDPVNPETAAGTHGHLVFDHVKFSYTPDEPLIEDLSFEAKPGQTIAIVGPTGAGKTTLVNLIMRFYELDGGRITLDDVDISKMTRADLRSRTGMVLQDTWLFAGTIRDNIAYGRIDATDEEIIDAARATYVDRFVRSLPDGYDTVLNDEATNISIGQKQLITIARAYLARPSILILDEATSSVDTRTEVLVQKAMNALRADRTSFVIAHRLSTIRDADLILVMNRGAIVEQGTHAELIALGGAYADLYEAQFAAPATDEVTG; this is encoded by the coding sequence ATGGCGGAACAGAAATCCGGTGCCCCTCGCCACCCGCGCCCCGGCGGCGGACCCGGGCACGGCGGTGCGGCCCTGGCCATGCCCGTCGAGCGTTCGGCGAACTTCTGGCCGATCATCAAACGCCTGATCGGCCTCCTCCGCCCCGAACGGCTCGGAATGATCACCGTGCTGGGCTTCACGGTCCTGTCGGTGACGCTGTCCGTGATCGGGCCGCGCATACTGGGGGCTGGTACCGACCTCATCTTCTCGGGCGTCGTCTCCGCCCGGCTTCCCGCCGGGACGACGAAGGAACAAGTGGTCGACCAGCTCCGTGCCGCTGGCGACACGATGAAGGCGGACATGATCCAGGGCATGGATCTGGTCCCCGGCGCAGGTATCGACTTCGGCCAGTTGCGGAATGTGCTGCTCGGCGTGCTGGCGATCTACGTCCTCGCATCGCTCTTCGGGTACCTGCAGGGCTACCTGCTGAACGGCGTGGTGCAGCGCACCATGTACCGGCTGCGACGGGACGTGGAAGCGACCCTCAACAAGGTGCCGCTGAGCTACACGGACCGGATGCAGCGCGGAGAACTGCTCAGCCGCGTGACGAACGACATCGACAACGTCGCGCAGTCACTTCAGCAGACGCTCGCGCAATTGCTGACGAGCGTGCTGACCGTGGTGGGAATCGTGGTCATGATGGTGGTGACCTCTCCCCTGCTGACGATCATCGCGGTCGTGAGCATCCCAATCATGCTCTTCGTGACGCGGGCGATAGCGAAGCGGTCCCAAAAGCACTTCATCGCGCAGTGGAAGCACACTGGGGAGCTCAACGCGCACGTCGAGGAGAACTACACTGGCCACTCGCTCGTGAAGGTGTTCGGTCACACCAAGACCTCGCGCAAGGAGTTCGCGGACCTCAACAGCGAGCTGTACGAGGCGAGTTTCAAGGCGCAGTTCATCTCCGGCATCATCATGCCCGCGATGATGTTCGTCGGGAACCTGGTCTACGTCGCGATCGCCGTGGTCGGCGGCATCCAGGTGGCAGGCGGCCACATGTCCCTGGGACGAGTGCAGGCCTTCATCCAGTACTCCCGCCAGTTCACGCAGCCGCTCAGCCAGATCGGCGCGATGATGAACCTGCTCCAGTCCGGCGTCGCCTCCGCCGAGCGCGTGTTCGAGGTCCTCGATGCCGAACCTCAGCGCCCAGATCCCGTGAACCCCGAGACAGCCGCGGGCACTCACGGCCATCTCGTGTTCGATCACGTGAAGTTCAGCTACACCCCGGATGAACCGCTCATCGAAGACCTGTCGTTCGAGGCCAAGCCCGGTCAGACCATCGCGATCGTCGGTCCAACGGGGGCCGGCAAGACGACACTCGTGAACCTCATCATGCGGTTCTACGAGCTGGACGGCGGCCGGATCACGCTCGACGACGTGGACATCTCGAAGATGACGCGCGCAGACCTGCGATCGCGCACCGGCATGGTGCTGCAGGACACATGGCTGTTCGCCGGAACGATCCGCGACAACATCGCGTACGGTCGCATCGACGCCACGGACGAGGAGATCATCGACGCCGCGCGCGCCACCTATGTCGATCGCTTCGTGCGCTCGCTGCCCGACGGCTACGACACCGTGCTGAACGACGAGGCCACGAACATATCGATCGGTCAGAAGCAGCTCATCACGATCGCTCGCGCGTACCTGGCTCGTCCGAGCATCCTGATTCTGGACGAGGCCACCTCGAGCGTGGACACGCGCACGGAAGTGCTCGTCCAAAAGGCGATGAACGCGCTCCGCGCGGACCGCACGAGCTTCGTGATCGCCCACCGGCTCTCCACGATCCGCGACGCGGACCTGATTCTCGTGATGAACCGCGGCGCCATCGTCGAACAGGGCACCCACGCAGAACTGATTGCACTCGGCGGCGCCTACGCCGACCTGTACGAGGCGCAGTTCGCCGCGCCTGCCACAGACGAGGTCACCGGGTAA
- a CDS encoding DMT family transporter has protein sequence MSWLILIVSGVLESVWALALGRSDGLSKLGPTITFFIALAASMFGLAIAMRDLPTSTAYAVWVGIGATLTAAYSMISGAEAISVVRILLVAGIVGCVVGLKLAH, from the coding sequence ATGTCCTGGCTCATTCTCATTGTCTCTGGAGTGCTCGAATCCGTATGGGCACTCGCCCTCGGCCGTAGCGACGGCCTGAGCAAACTCGGCCCGACCATCACCTTCTTCATCGCGCTGGCGGCGTCTATGTTCGGGCTCGCCATCGCGATGCGCGACCTGCCGACCTCAACCGCGTATGCGGTGTGGGTCGGCATCGGTGCCACGCTGACTGCCGCCTACTCGATGATCTCGGGTGCCGAGGCCATCTCGGTCGTGCGTATCCTGCTGGTCGCGGGCATCGTCGGCTGCGTCGTCGGCCTCAAACTCGCGCACTAG
- a CDS encoding NUDIX hydrolase, translated as MREREAARVVLMDLRGRALLVRGHDTDQPERSWWFTVGGGIEPGEDARAAAVREVREETGIVLNLDALIGPIVSRTGIFDFFRETCRQHELIFAVWLDNDALAALDNSGWTEAERDVLDELAWWSGAELRAQGLEYFPAELPDLIDDLASGWDGRVRELGVARD; from the coding sequence GTGCGCGAACGCGAGGCTGCTCGCGTCGTGCTCATGGACCTTCGGGGGCGCGCTCTTCTTGTTCGCGGCCACGACACCGACCAGCCCGAACGATCGTGGTGGTTCACGGTCGGCGGCGGGATCGAACCCGGCGAAGATGCTCGCGCCGCTGCTGTGCGCGAGGTCCGCGAGGAGACGGGCATCGTCCTCAATCTCGATGCGCTCATCGGCCCGATCGTGAGCAGGACCGGAATCTTCGATTTCTTTCGCGAGACATGTCGCCAGCACGAACTGATCTTCGCCGTGTGGCTCGACAACGACGCCCTTGCGGCGTTGGATAATTCCGGCTGGACGGAAGCCGAGCGCGACGTACTCGATGAACTCGCCTGGTGGAGTGGCGCCGAGTTGCGCGCTCAAGGGCTTGAGTACTTTCCCGCCGAATTGCCTGACCTCATCGACGATCTTGCCAGTGGCTGGGACGGCCGGGTCCGGGAACTCGGGGTGGCCCGGGACTAG
- the pdxS gene encoding pyridoxal 5'-phosphate synthase lyase subunit PdxS, with protein MTVTNESAVVEIGTSRVKRGMAEMLKGGVIMDVVTPDQAKIAEDAGAVAVMALERVPADIRAQGGVARMSDPDMIQGIIDAVSIPVMAKARIGHFVEAQVLQALGVDYIDESEVLTPADYANHIDKWNFTVPFVCGATNLGEALRRITEGAAMIRSKGEAGTGDVSNATTHMRQIRDEIRRLTSLPEDELYVAAKELQAPYELVKEIATTGKLPVVLFTAGGIATPADAAMMMQLGAEGVFVGSGIFKSGNPAERAAAIVKATTCFDDPQVIADVSRGLGEAMVGINVDDIPVPHRLAERGW; from the coding sequence GTGACGGTTACCAACGAATCGGCGGTTGTCGAGATCGGCACCTCGCGCGTGAAGCGGGGCATGGCGGAAATGCTCAAGGGCGGCGTCATCATGGATGTCGTCACGCCCGATCAGGCGAAGATCGCCGAAGACGCAGGTGCCGTGGCCGTTATGGCCCTAGAACGCGTGCCCGCCGATATCCGCGCGCAGGGTGGTGTTGCCCGCATGAGCGACCCCGACATGATCCAGGGCATCATCGACGCCGTCTCGATCCCCGTCATGGCGAAGGCGCGCATCGGTCACTTTGTCGAGGCGCAGGTGCTGCAAGCGCTTGGCGTTGACTACATTGACGAGTCGGAGGTTTTGACTCCGGCGGACTACGCGAACCACATTGACAAGTGGAACTTCACCGTTCCGTTCGTGTGCGGTGCGACCAACCTCGGCGAGGCGCTGCGTCGCATCACCGAGGGGGCGGCGATGATCCGCTCCAAGGGGGAGGCCGGGACTGGCGACGTGTCCAATGCCACCACCCACATGCGCCAGATTCGCGACGAGATCCGGCGCCTCACCTCGCTTCCCGAGGACGAACTGTACGTCGCTGCCAAGGAACTCCAGGCCCCCTACGAACTGGTCAAGGAGATCGCGACCACCGGCAAGCTGCCCGTTGTGCTCTTCACCGCCGGCGGGATCGCGACCCCAGCCGATGCCGCGATGATGATGCAACTTGGGGCCGAGGGCGTCTTTGTCGGATCGGGCATCTTCAAGTCCGGCAACCCCGCCGAGCGCGCGGCCGCCATCGTCAAGGCGACAACCTGCTTCGACGACCCGCAGGTCATCGCGGACGTGTCGCGCGGACTTGGTGAGGCCATGGTCGGCATCAACGTTGACGACATTCCGGTGCCGCACCGGCTCGCCGAGCGCGGTTGGTGA